A stretch of the Macaca thibetana thibetana isolate TM-01 chromosome X, ASM2454274v1, whole genome shotgun sequence genome encodes the following:
- the SLITRK2 gene encoding SLIT and NTRK-like protein 2 — protein sequence MLSGVWFLSVLTVAGILQTESRKTAKDICKIRCLCEEKENVLNINCENKGFTTVSLLQPPQYRIYQLFLNGNLLTRLYPNEFVNYSNAVTLHLGNNGLQEIRTGAFSGLKTLKRLHLNNNKLEILREDTFLGLESLEYLQADYNYISAIEAGAFSKLNKLKVLILNDNLLLSLPSNVFRFVLLTHLDLRGNRLKVMPFAGVLEHIGGIMEIQLEENPWNCTCDLLPLKAWLDTITVFVGEIVCETPFRLHGKDVTQLTRQDLCPRKSASDSSQRGSHADTHVQRLSPTMNPALNPTRAPKASRPPKMRNRPTPRVTVSKDRQSFGPIMVYQTKSPVPLTCPSSCVCTSQSSDNGLNVNCQERKFTNISDLQPKPTSPKKLYLTGNYLQTVYKNDLLEYSSLDLLHLGNNRIAVIQEGAFTNLTSLRRLYLNGNYLEVLYPSMFDGLQSLQYLYLEYNVIKEIKPLTFDALINLQLLFLNNNLLRSLPDNIFGGTALTRLNLRNNHFSHLPVKGVLDQLPAFIQIDLQENPWDCTCDIMGLKDWTEHANSPVIINEVTCESPAKHAGEILKFLGREAICPDSPNLSDGTILSMNHNTDTPWSLSVSPSSYPELHTEVPLSVLILGLLVVFILSVCFGAGLFVFVLKRRKGVPSVPRNTNNLDVSSFQLQYGSYNTETHDKTDGHVYNYIPPPVGQMCQNPIYMQKEGDPVAYYRNLQEFSYSNLEEKKEEPATPAYTISATELLEKQATPREPELLYQNIAERVKELPSTGLVHYNFCTLPKRQFAPSYESRRQNQDRINKTVLYGTPRKCFVGQSKPNHPLLQAKPQSEPDYLEVLEKQTAISQL from the coding sequence ATGCTGAGCGGCGTTTGGTTCCTCAGTGTGTTAACCGTGGCCGGGATCTTACAGACGGAGAGTCGCAAAACTGCCAAAGACATTTGCAAGATCCGCTGTCTGTGCGAAGAAAAGGAAAACGTACTGAATATTAACTGTGAGAACAAAGGATTTACAACAGTTAGTCTGCTCCAGCCCCCCCAGTATCGAATCTATCAGCTTTTTCTCAATGGAAACCTCTTGACAAGACTGTATCCAAACGAATTTGTCAATTACTCCAACGCGGTGACTCTTCACCTAGGTAACAACGGGTTACAGGAGATCCGAACAGGGGCATTCAGTGGCCTGAAAACTCTCAAAAGACtgcatctcaacaacaacaagcTTGAGATATTGAGGGAGGACACCTTCCTGGGCCTGGAGAGCCTGGAGTATCTCCAGGCCGACTACAATTACATCAGTGCCATCGAGGCCGGGGCATTCAGCAAACTTAACAAGCTCAAAGTGCTCATCCTGAATGACAACCTTCTGCTTTCACTGCCCAGCAATGTGTTCCGCTTTGTCCTGCTGACCCACTTAGACCTCAGGGGGAATAGGTTAAAAGTAATGCCTTTTGCTGGCGTCCTTGAACATATTGGAGGGATCATGGAGATTCAGCTGGAGGAAAATCCATGGAATTGCACTTGTGACTTACTTCCTCTCAAGGCTTGGCTAGATACCATAACTGTTTTTGTGGGAGAGATTGTCTGTGAAACTCCCTTTAGGTTGCATGGGAAAGATGTGACCCAGCTGACCCGGCAAGACCTCTGTCCCAGAAAAAGTGCCAGTGACTCCAGTCAGAGGGGCAGCCATGCTGACACCCACGTCCAAAGGCTGTCACCTACAATGAATCCTGCTCTCAACCCAACCAGGGCTCCAAAAGCCAGCCGGCCGCCCAAAATGAGAAATCGTCCAACTCCCCGAGTGACTGTGTCAAAGGACAGGCAAAGTTTTGGACCTATCATGGTGTACCAGACCAAGTCTCCTGTGCCTCTCACCTGTCCCAGCAGCTGTGTCTGCACCTCTCAGAGCTCAGACAATGGTCTGAACGTAAATTGCCAGGAAAGGAAGTTCACTAATATCTCTGACCTGCAGCCCAAACCGACCAGTCCAAAGAAACTCTACCTAACAGGGAACTATCTTCAAACTGTCTATAAGAATGACCTCTTAGAATACAGTTCTTTGGACTTACTGCACTTAGGAAACAACAGGATTGCAGTCATTCAGGAAGGTGCCTTTACAAACCTGACCAGTTTACGCAGACTTTATCTGAATGGCAATTACCTTGAAGTGCTGTACCCTTCTATGTTTGATGGACTGCAGAGCTTGCAATATCTCTATTTAGAGTATAATGTCATTAAGGAAATTAAGCCCCTGACCTTTGATGCTTTGATTAACCTACAGCTACTGTTTCTGAACAACAACCTTCTTCGGTCCTTACCTGATAATATATTTGGGGGGACGGCCCTAACCAGGCTGAATCTGAGAAACAACCATTTTTCTCACCTGCCCGTGAAAGGGGTTCTGGATCAGCTCCCGGCTTTCATCCAGATAGATCTGCAAGAGAACCCCTGGGACTGTACTTGTGACATCATGGGGTTGAAAGACTGGACAGAACATGCCAACTCCCCTGTCATCATTAATGAGGTGACTTGCGAATCTCCTGCTAAGCATGCAGGGGAGATACTAAAATTTCTGGGGAGGGAGGCTATCTGTCCAGACAGCCCAAACTTGTCAGATGGAACCATCTTGTCAATGAATCATAATACAGACACACCTTGGTCGCTTAGTGTGTCTCCCAGTTCCTATCCTGAACTACACACTGAAGTTCCACTGTCTGTCTTAATTCTGGGATTGCTTGTTGTTTTCATCTTATCTGTCTGTTTTGGGGCCGGTTTATTCGTCTTTGTCTTGAAACGCCGAAAGGGAGTGCCAAGTGTTCCCAGGAATACCAACAACTTAGACGTAAGTTCCTTTCAATTACAGTATGGGTCTTACAACACTGAGACTCACGATAAAACAGATGGCCATGTCTACAACTATATCCCCCCACCTGTGGGTCAGATgtgccaaaaccccatctacaTGCAGAAGGAAGGAGACCCAGTAGCCTATTACCGAAACCTGCAAGAGTTCAGCTACAGCAAcctggaggagaaaaaagaagagccaGCCACACCTGCTTACACAATAAGTGCCACTGAGCTGCTAGAAAAGCAGGCCACACCAAGAGAGCCTGAGCTGCTGTATCAAAATATTGCTGAGCGAGTCAAGGAACTCCCCAGCACAGGCCTAGTCCACTATAACTTTTGTACCTTACCTAAAAGGCAGTTTGCCCCTTCCTATGAATCTCGACGCCAAAACCAAGACAGAATCAATAAAACCGTTTTATATGGAACTCCCAGGAAATGCTTTGTGGGGCAGTCAAAACCCAACCATCCTTTACTGCAAGCTAAGCCGCAATCAGAACCGGACTACCTCGAAGTTCTGGAAAAACAAACTGCAATCAGTCAGCTGTGA